The following proteins come from a genomic window of Streptomyces sp. GS7:
- a CDS encoding dienelactone hydrolase family protein, translating to MPASIEPATSGSSTIVLFHSVCGLRPAVHAGADRLRAAGHEVIVPDLFDGRTADSVPDGILIKDEIGKDELLKRAITAVAPYSDRGLVYAGFSFGGAVAQNLALGDEKTRGLLLLHGTSDIAEGTVADDLPVQLHVADPDPYEPHDWLNAWYLQMRRAGADVEVFRYAGAGHLFTDPELPDHDAEAAESAWKVALGFLAGL from the coding sequence GTGCCCGCCTCCATCGAGCCCGCGACCAGCGGTTCCTCCACCATCGTGCTGTTTCATTCGGTGTGCGGACTGCGCCCCGCGGTGCACGCCGGCGCGGACCGGTTGCGCGCCGCGGGCCATGAGGTGATCGTGCCCGACCTGTTCGACGGCCGGACCGCGGACTCGGTCCCCGACGGCATCCTGATCAAGGACGAGATCGGCAAGGACGAGCTGCTCAAGCGCGCCATCACGGCCGTCGCCCCGTATTCCGACCGGGGGCTGGTCTACGCCGGCTTCTCCTTCGGCGGCGCGGTCGCGCAGAACCTCGCGCTGGGCGACGAGAAGACCCGCGGGCTGCTCCTGCTGCACGGCACCTCCGACATCGCCGAGGGCACGGTGGCCGACGACCTGCCGGTGCAGCTGCACGTCGCCGACCCGGACCCGTACGAGCCGCACGACTGGCTGAACGCCTGGTACCTCCAGATGCGCCGGGCCGGCGCGGACGTCGAGGTGTTCCGCTACGCCGGCGCCGGCCATCTCTTCACCGACCCCGAGCTGCCGGACCACGACGCGGAG